A genomic region of Rhipicephalus sanguineus isolate Rsan-2018 chromosome 1, BIME_Rsan_1.4, whole genome shotgun sequence contains the following coding sequences:
- the LOC119373109 gene encoding ras-like GTP-binding protein Rho1, translating into MGDTVATIFENYVTTVEVRAGRALWDTAGEEHDRLRPPSYLDRDVALMYFSIDSPYILKNNSESGRPELHHFCPSVSTIYARKNHLRSDLLTLRDPAMTKEVSALLEEGRTMSVKTNADDSPGVQCQDQGRCARGDR; encoded by the coding sequence ATGGGGGACACTGTGGCCACCATCTTCGAGAACTACGTCACCACCGTCGAGGTCAGGGCTGGCAGGGCCTTGTGGGACACAGCGGGAGAAGAGCATGACAGGCTGCGGCCTCCGTCGTACCTGGACAGAGACGTGGCCTTGATGTACTTCAGCATCGACTCGCCCTACATCCTGAAAAACAACTCGGAGTCGGGGAGGCCGGAGCTGCACCACTTCTGCCCCAGCGTGTCCACCATCTATGCGAGAAAGAACCACCTTCGCAGCGACCTGCTCACACTGCGAGATCCTGCCATGACGAAAGAGGTGAGCGCTCTTCTTGAGGAAGGGCGCACCATGTCGGTGAAGACCAACGCCGACGACTCACCTGGAGTACAATGCCAAGACCAAGGACGGTGTGCGCGAGGGGATCGATAG
- the LOC119373231 gene encoding ras-like GTP-binding protein Rho1 gives MRKNTNKHNSAPTEDHRWPRSEEKLVIVGDVEASETRLLRVRSDGELAEDSVPTVFENYVNTTEVRLGVALWDTAGQEDYDRLRPPWHRDRDVVLMCFSIDLRKFPDNSESGRPEVRHFCPSMYVMLAWMMNSFNFLLTLPDPAMTMQKHATHHEGRALTEGNNAYGSPGVLCQDQGWCVGDVR, from the coding sequence ATGAGAAAAAACACCAACAAGCACAACTCAGCTCCCACAGAAGACCACAGATGGCCGCGATCAGAAGAGAAACTTGTGATCGTCGGAGATGTTGAGGCCAGCGAGACGCGTCTTCTAAGGGTGCGCAGCGATGGTGAGCTTGCGGAGGACTCTGTTCCCACCGTCTTCGAGAACTACGTCAACACCACCGAGGTCAGGCTTGGCGTGGCCTTGTGGGACACAGCGGGGCAGGAGGACTATGACCGGTTGCGACCTCCGTGGCACCGCGACAGAGACGTGGTCTTgatgtgcttcagcatcgacttGCGAAAGTTCCCGGACAACTCGGAGTCAGGGAGGCCTGAGGTTCGCCACTTCTGCCCCAGCATGTACGTCATGCTTGCATGGATGATGAATTCCTTCAACTTCTTGCTCACGCTACCCGATCCAGCCATGACGATGCAGAAGCACGCTACTCATCACGAAGGACGTGCCTTGACAGAAGGGAACAACGCCTACGGCTCACCTGGAGTCCTCTGCCAAGACCAAGGATGGTGTGTGGGAGATGTGCGATAG